The sequence GTCTTGGCGCTCCCGCTTACCGCCCATATGGTTATTGGGAACGTGTTGGAGCCTCGTGTGATGGCAAACAGTTTAGACCTGAGCGCCGTTTTGGTGTTGATCTCCCTTATTTTCTGGGGATGGTTGTGGGGGATTGGCGGCATGATTTTGGCTGTTCCATTGACGGCGACCATCAAAATCATCTTCGAAAACATAGCCCCTTTGCACCCGCTTTCAGTCTTGATGAGCGGTGAGATACCCTTAAAAGAAGAAGTGATGGACAAGATCGAAGAGCAACTCGAACCCGTTGATCTTGCACAAAAATAGCCGTCTTATGGCTTCTTATTCTTTCGTTGGGGTATGAGTTTGGCTTAGACGTTAAACAAAAAGTGGATTACATCTCCATCTTGAACCACGTATTCTTTGCCTTCGGAACGGAGAAGACCTGCTTGCCGTGCGGCAGACTCTGAACCAAGACGCACATAGTCCTCGTATTTGATCGTTTCTGCACGGATAAAGCCGCGCTCAAAGTCCGAGTGGATGACACCTGCGGCACCAGGTGCTTTTGTACCACGGGTGATAGTCCATGCCCGCACTTCTTTTACCCCGGCTGTGATGTAGGTAATCAAGCCCAATAAATGATAGGCAACCTTTATGAGGCGTTCTAAACCACTGTTTTCCAAGCCCATGTCTTCAAGAAACATTTGTTTCTCGTCTGCATCCAATTGGGTCAATTGGGATTCGATTTCTGCTGATACGACCACCACCTCCGAGCCTTCCGTTTGTGCCCAAGTTGTTACTTGCTCAACATAGGAATTACCCGTCAATATCTCCGATTCAGCCACATTTGCGGCATAAAGAATGGGCTTTGAGGACAACAAAAAGAAGCTATCCAAGAGTTCTTTTTCGTGTTCTCCGGCCAAACTCATTGTCCGGACGGATTTTTCGTCTAACAAATGTGCTTGAACCCGTTTTAACAAGTCTAACTCTTGTGCGGCTTTTTTATCTCCGGCTTTTACCGCTCGCTGTACCCGATCTATGCGCCGTTCTACGCTGTCTAAGTCTTTAAGAATCAACTCCAAACTAATAACGCCCATATCGCGTGTGGGGTTAACCGAGCCATTCACATGTACAATATTGGGGTCATCAAAACAGCGTACCACTTGGATGATGGCATCTACTTCGCGGATGTGAGATAAAAACTGGTTGCCCAAGCCCTCTCCCTTAGAGGCTCCCTCTACCAATCCGGCAATGTCCACA comes from Rhodothermia bacterium and encodes:
- the ychF gene encoding redox-regulated ATPase YchF, which encodes MALRCGIVGLPNVGKSTLFNALTSQQAALAANYPFATIEPNVGIVAVPDARLQVLEKLVNAQKVIPATIEFVDIAGLVEGASKGEGLGNQFLSHIREVDAIIQVVRCFDDPNIVHVNGSVNPTRDMGVISLELILKDLDSVERRIDRVQRAVKAGDKKAAQELDLLKRVQAHLLDEKSVRTMSLAGEHEKELLDSFFLLSSKPILYAANVAESEILTGNSYVEQVTTWAQTEGSEVVVVSAEIESQLTQLDADEKQMFLEDMGLENSGLERLIKVAYHLLGLITYITAGVKEVRAWTITRGTKAPGAAGVIHSDFERGFIRAETIKYEDYVRLGSESAARQAGLLRSEGKEYVVQDGDVIHFLFNV